Genomic window (Vigna unguiculata cultivar IT97K-499-35 chromosome 10, ASM411807v1, whole genome shotgun sequence):
GCCGGTGAGGACGATGAGGACTTGATTGGTGATGTTAGTGACGGTGAGGTGGATATGGATATGGATATACCCTCTGATATAGGGGAGGAAGAGGCTGATGCTCCAATTGACGATGTTGgcagtgatgatgatgatggcaTTGATGATATTCAGATTGGAGATGTTGATGATGGCTCTGATGGTGATGAAGAGGAAGTTGGCAGAAGAAAACGAAAACATAAAAGTGGTGGTAAGAAAGGCGTGTCTCCATTTGCAAGTTATGAAGAGTTTGAGCATCTAATGGAAGATGACGACCACACAGAAAAAAGCTTCCCTTAAGAAAAACAAGTCAAACAAatctaagaaaagaaaaaagtaatcaGCTGCATTGACCGAGACAACAGTTGGCTATGACCAGATTTTGAGAATGCATCAACAGTTTCCTTATAACAATTTTGAGAAATTCCATATCAGGCTAGGTAGTATCACCATGTTATTCTTGTATTCTCTCAGTTTTGATTGCTTCTAAATTGTATTGTTTGTGGCCTGTTTAATTTAATGGCCCTGTATCAATCTCTTTATTTGGACGTTTCTCTCATCTCTCGGTTTAAATTGCCGTTTTCCTTTCAATGTCCAATTTTATACTGATTTGATTTTGACGAATTTGCATATAGTTTTTTTCTAAGTGCTCTTTAATGATTCTAGAcaccaaaatattaaaaaacacatCTTAATGCAATGTTACACATGAACACTAAGATCTTCACCTACAGAGTGAAAACAATGTAAAGTGAGAAAAAAGTTGTAAAATTCCACATTCTCTATCTTCATTCCTGAAGTGGTACTTTTGAAGTGTTTGAAGAGGATTCACCATTGATCAAATTTCATTACACTATGCAAGAACACATAAACACTGCTAAGACGATTTACACCGCACCTAATTTTGGGTGATAAGAAGCAAAATAACAAATGAAAACTGAGAATCCCTGAACTCAAGCAATAGCAACTTGAACAGATTTGGATTTTGGAGGAGGGTGCTTCCCAACAACTACAGTGAGAACCCCATTTTCGCATTTCGCTGTTATTGCCGACACATCGGCATTCTGAGGCAAACGGAACTTCCTCAGCAAATTCTGAGACCCTCTCCTCTCCAGCCTGAGATACTTGCACCCTTCATCATCTCCATCGTGCCGTTTCCTCTTCCCATTGCTTCGTATCACAACTGTGTTCCCATCTTCAACTGTCACCTGAATTTCAGACTTGGAGAGACCAGGAACATCCATGAAGAATATAAATTCCTTCGGAGTCTCCAAAATGTCCACTGGAATCATGCTAGAAACCCC
Coding sequences:
- the LOC114166719 gene encoding 17.4 kDa class III heat shock protein, which gives rise to MSRIGDSLNVDLAAAVNNLFNIPETMEKLMFIPSSGGHEQHESRGVSSMIPVDILETPKEFIFFMDVPGLSKSEIQVTVEDGNTVVIRSNGKRKRHDGDDEGCKYLRLERRGSQNLLRKFRLPQNADVSAITAKCENGVLTVVVGKHPPPKSKSVQVAIA